CGGTCCAGGCGCGACTTCTCCTTGAACCACTCGTCCTTGGCCTCGAGGAGGGCGCTCTTCTTCTGGGTCTCGGCCTCCCGCTCCGCCTCGCGCAGGATTTTCGCCGCGAGCTCTTCGGCGCGCAGCACCTTCCCCTCGCCGATCTTCCGGTGGGCGATCCATCCGAGCAGGAACGCCACGATGCCCGAGCCGAGGGCGGCGAGGATCAGCGTCAGCAGGGACACGGTCATGAGCGGCGTTCCTCCCGATACAAAAAGAGCCCCGCCGATGCCGTGGGCGCGAGACTTTTGAACCTGGAGCGACCAGGTGGGTGCCCTTCTCCCGGGATCACGTCATCCGCCAACGGCGGACCATCACTACGCCGGGGATCCAGACTCCCAAGTCTTGAGTTGTGGCTCAAAAAATTCCGGCACCACACGAGCATGGCAGGGTTTTCGGTTGTTCGTCGTTGTCGTGGCCGGTGTCGACCTCCGTCGTGAATGCGTGCCGCCGGAAGGGCTCAGCGCTCGCGAAGCGTGTCTCCGATGGTCTTGGTGAGCGCCTTGGTGCGCTCGGCCAGCTCCTTGTCGAGCCGGCCGCGCTCGGCGCGTTCCCGGAGAAGCTCGTCCGCGATGTTGAGCGAGGCGAGGATGGCGATTTTGGTGGGAGTTCCCGTTGCGAGCCTGCGTTCCAGCTCGCGCATCTTTCCGTCGACGTATGCCGCGACGGTCTGGATGTAATCGGGGTCGGCGCCCTTGATCTTGTACTCGCTGCCGAAGATCGTCACGCTCTGGGTCGTCGGTTCCGATCCCACCTCGGTCCTTTCGTTCTCGTCGTTTCCGGCAGCCGCCCCGACGGATGTCCGGGCCGGCCGATGGCGTCAGGCGTGCACGGCTTTCTCGAGGACCGACAGCTTCGCCAACATCTCCTCGACGCGCCGCGCGAGCGCCCGCCGTTCTTCCAAAAGAGTCGCCCGTTCGTCTTCGAGCGATTTCAAGCGGGTCTTGGTATCGGCGGCGGCATGCTTGCCCGCCGCCGCTTCGAGCGCCCGCACTTTCGCCCGAAGGTCATCCCGTTCGCCGGTCAGGGCGCGATTCTCCTCGCGCATCCGTTCCAGCAGACTCACGATCTCGTGCACGCGTTCTTCCAGCGCGGACAGCTCGGTCACGATCGCGCTCACGCGCGGGGCACCTCCGCGCCGCCGCGAAGCGTCGCGCCCAGCTTCGATTCCAGGGCGCGCACGATCGCCGCGAACGCTTCTTCGACCTCGCGGTCGGTCAACGTGCGCTCCGGCGAGCGGAACTCGAGCGCGTAGGCCAGACTCGACCGGCCCGCGTGCTCTCCGTCGCGGAACTTGTAGACGTCGAATAGCCGGATGGTGTGCAGCAGCGGCCCCCCAGCCGCTCGAATCGCCGCCGCGAGATCCTCGTGCGTCACATCGGGCCGCACGACAACCGCCAGATCCCGCTTCGACGCCGGGAACCGCGGCACCTCTCGGTAGCGCCGCTCCCGGGGCGCGGCACGGAGCGCGACCGCCAGATCCACGATCGCCGCCCATGCGGGCTGCGTCAGACCCATCTGGCGGGCCAGCGACGGGGCGACTTCGCCCATCCGGCCGAGCCGGCTTCCCGAAACCGACCATACGGAACCGGTCCCGCGAGCCCAGCACGCATCATGGTAGGAGCCGCCCTGCCATGAGTCAATTCCCAATGCTTCATAAAGCGCTTCAACCGCGCCGCGCAGCTCCAGGTAGCGGTCGTCCTCGGCGCCGGGGCGGTTCCAGGCGTCGGCCGAGCCGGTGAGGAGCAGCGCCGCCTCGAGCCGCTCGGAGCCCAGCGGAGGCGGCGTCGCCTGGAACACCTTCCCCACCTCGGCCAGGCGCACGTCGGCGACGCCGTGGCGCACGTTCCGGGCGGCGATGGCGAGCAGGCCGGGAAGGAGGCTCACGCGCAGATGCTTGAGCTCGCGGCTCTTCGGATTCTGGATCTCCCAGATGCTCGCGTCCTCGATCCCCTCGCGCGCCTCGGCGGGGATGTCGCCCACGAGCGCCGAGCCGATCGCCTCGTCGAACCCGAGTCCGACCGCCACGTCCACGATGCGCGCGGCGAACGCGGGCTCGGGCGATTCGGCGATCGCGGGAACCGACGCGGCGGCGACGGTGGCGGGCACGGCGTCATAGCCGATGCCGCGGGCCACCTCCTCGACCAGATCCTCTTCGATCTCGAGATCCTTGCGGAAGCGCGGCGCGAGGAAGACGCCGACGGTCTCGGCCCCCTCCTGCGTCCAGGCGCCCTGCTGCGGAATCTCGAGGCCGGCGAGCGCGCGCGCGGCCGTCTCGGGAGCGACCTGGATGCCGAGGAGCCGGCTCGCGCGGTTCAGACGGAGCCGGATGGCGCGCGGCTCGCTCCGGCCGGGCCACTGGTCCACGACCGCGTCCACGACCGTCCCGTCCGCGACTTCGGCGAGGAGCCGCGCGGTCGCGTCCAGCGCGAGCGCCACGCCGTCGGGATCCACGCCCTGGCCGAACCGGGTCGAGGCGTCGGTCTCGACGCCCAGCCGGCGCGCGGCCTCTTTCGTGAGCGCGGGATCGAACTGGGCCGACTCGAGCACGACCGACGTCGTCGCGTCGGTCACGCCGGAGTCGAGCCCGCCCATGATCCCCGCGAGCGCCATCGGGATCGACGCGTCGGCGATCACCTGGACGTGCGGCCCGAGCGCGACCTTCCGTCCGTCGAGGAGCGTGAGCGCTTCGCCCTCGCGCGCCCGGCGCACGCGGATCTCCCGCCCGGCGACCTTCGCGGCGTCGAAGGCGTGGATCGGCTGGCCGTACTCGCGCAGCACGTAGTTCGTCACGTCGACGACGTTGTTGATGCTCCGGAACCCGGTCGCCTCGAGCCGACGGCGGAGCCAGTCGGGCGAGGGGCCGATCCGGAGCCCGGTGACCACGCGCGCCATGTAGCGGGGGCAGTCGGTCGCGCTCTCGATCGTGACCCGCGGGAGCTCACCCTTCCCCGCGGCGCGGAGCGGCGGAGGCGTCTTGAGCCGCTCCCCGCGCGCGGCGGCGACTTCGCGCGCGAGCCCGCGCACCGCCATGCAGTCGGTGCGGTTCGAGGTGATCTCCACGTCGAGCACGGCGTCTCCCGAGCCGAGGAGGTCGGTGAGCGGCATGCCGATGACGGGCGATCCCGGCAGCACCCAGATCCCCTCCGACTCGGCGGAGAGGCCGAGCTCCTTCTCCGAGCAGATCATCCCCTCGGACTCGATGCCGCGGATTTTCGCTTTCTTGAGCTTGGTCCCGTCGGGGAGCTTGCTGCCGATCTGCGCCACCGCGACGCGCTGCCCCGCCGCGACGTTCGAAGCGCCGCAGACGATCGAGCGCACGCCGCCGCCCAAGTCCACCTTGCAGAGGCGCAGCCGGTCGGCGTTGGGGTGCGGCGCC
This genomic window from Candidatus Binatia bacterium contains:
- a CDS encoding cell division protein ZapA encodes the protein MGSEPTTQSVTIFGSEYKIKGADPDYIQTVAAYVDGKMRELERRLATGTPTKIAILASLNIADELLRERAERGRLDKELAERTKALTKTIGDTLRER
- the pheT gene encoding phenylalanine--tRNA ligase subunit beta codes for the protein MKVTWSWLGDWTGLPESPEALAHLLATRGLPVESLEKGTAYDPTIVVGHVLEVAPHPNADRLRLCKVDLGGGVRSIVCGASNVAAGQRVAVAQIGSKLPDGTKLKKAKIRGIESEGMICSEKELGLSAESEGIWVLPGSPVIGMPLTDLLGSGDAVLDVEITSNRTDCMAVRGLAREVAAARGERLKTPPPLRAAGKGELPRVTIESATDCPRYMARVVTGLRIGPSPDWLRRRLEATGFRSINNVVDVTNYVLREYGQPIHAFDAAKVAGREIRVRRAREGEALTLLDGRKVALGPHVQVIADASIPMALAGIMGGLDSGVTDATTSVVLESAQFDPALTKEAARRLGVETDASTRFGQGVDPDGVALALDATARLLAEVADGTVVDAVVDQWPGRSEPRAIRLRLNRASRLLGIQVAPETAARALAGLEIPQQGAWTQEGAETVGVFLAPRFRKDLEIEEDLVEEVARGIGYDAVPATVAAASVPAIAESPEPAFAARIVDVAVGLGFDEAIGSALVGDIPAEAREGIEDASIWEIQNPKSRELKHLRVSLLPGLLAIAARNVRHGVADVRLAEVGKVFQATPPPLGSERLEAALLLTGSADAWNRPGAEDDRYLELRGAVEALYEALGIDSWQGGSYHDACWARGTGSVWSVSGSRLGRMGEVAPSLARQMGLTQPAWAAIVDLAVALRAAPRERRYREVPRFPASKRDLAVVVRPDVTHEDLAAAIRAAGGPLLHTIRLFDVYKFRDGEHAGRSSLAYALEFRSPERTLTDREVEEAFAAIVRALESKLGATLRGGAEVPRA